A region of Thermococcus argininiproducens DNA encodes the following proteins:
- a CDS encoding glucodextranase DOMON-like domain-containing protein, translating to MKKGLALLSIFLILLSVFGTGTKAEEPKPLNVVIVWHQHQPYYYDPIQDMYTRPWVRLHAANNYWKMANYLSKYPDVHVAIDLSGSLLAQLADYMNGKKDTYQIVSEKIANGEPLTLEDKWFMLQAPGGFFDHTIPWNGEPVADKSGNPYRDEWDRYTELREKRNEAFKKYGTLPLDEQKDKITSEFTEQDYIDLAVLFNLAWIDYNYIINTPELKALYDKVDVGRYTRDDLKLVLNHQMWLLNHTFEEHEKINYLLGNGNVEVTVVPYAHPIGPLLNDFGWYEDFDAHIKKAHEIYKKYLGDNTVEPQGGWAAESALNDKTLEILANNGWQWVMTDQMVLDILGVPNTVENYYKPWVAEFNGKKIYLFPRNHDLSDRVGFRYSGMNQYQAVEDFVNELLKIQKENYDGSLVYVVTLDGENPWEHYPFDGKLFIEELYKKLTELQNQGLIRTVTPSEYIQMYGDKANKLTPKLMKKLDFTTEERVKVLTEAQSLGELYDLAGVEENMQWPESSWVDGTLSTWIGEPQENLGWYWLYLGRKTLFENKNKISNWDTVYEYLLRAEASDWFWWYGSDQDSGQDFTFDRYLKTYLYEMYKFAGLEIPSYLFGNYFPNGEPYTLRELTGLPEGEKKVWSSLSSLAEGVEVYFDDKGVHFIVKTTKDFEISIFEPGKVMGNTFTLLQSKPTELRYDIFPFSKDSVGLMITTHILVKGGKAEIYKATDYENSEKVGEAEISQIESGIEVILPFDYLDSPADFYFAVSTVNEQGELEVITTPIEVKLPKQVEGVVVAEIKDVEEDDHGPGTYTYATNKVFVPEHLDLLKVRVLEKPGSYVFEYYFKELGDNPWNGPNGFSLQIIEAYFDFKDGGNTSAIKMFPDGPGSNVNLDPDHPWDLAIRVAGWDYGNIIVLPDGTNYQGEMKISADPARNAIVVEIPKKYLPKLPEYMAVLVGSQDGYGPDKWRPIAVDAEEWKGGGGDVNAVIAGVAPRVYDLLAPEGFKPTQEEQLNSYDVENNKRATVKMIPVTTSTNVIIEIDDPQGDDHGPGTYTYATNKVFVPNHLDLLKFKMLDTGETYTLEFYFAELGGNPWNGPNGFSLQIIEAYFDFKDGGNSSAIKMFPDGPGSNVDLDPEHPWDLALRIAGWDYGNIILLPNGESIQGELKISADPTKNAIVVEVPKKYLEINKDYGVWGVILVGSQDGYGPDKWRPIAVDAEEWKGGGGDVNAVIAGVAPRVYDMLVPKGFKPTQEEQLNSYDAENNKRATVKMVLWVRGAEEKPTETETPTETETPTETSPTTTSPTTSSPTESPTSPTESPTETGGICGPAVFLALLLTPLALRKKR from the coding sequence ATGAAAAAAGGTTTGGCCCTACTTTCAATATTTTTGATTCTTCTGAGTGTATTCGGAACAGGAACAAAAGCAGAAGAGCCAAAGCCACTGAACGTAGTAATTGTATGGCATCAGCACCAGCCCTATTACTACGATCCAATTCAAGATATGTATACAAGACCATGGGTTAGACTACATGCAGCAAACAACTACTGGAAAATGGCAAATTATCTGAGTAAATATCCCGATGTCCACGTTGCTATAGATTTATCAGGGTCTCTTTTAGCTCAACTTGCAGATTATATGAATGGTAAAAAGGATACTTATCAAATAGTTTCAGAAAAGATAGCTAATGGAGAACCACTAACTCTTGAGGACAAATGGTTTATGTTACAAGCCCCAGGAGGATTTTTCGATCATACAATACCATGGAATGGAGAACCAGTTGCAGACAAAAGTGGCAACCCATATAGGGATGAGTGGGATAGGTATACAGAGCTCAGAGAAAAAAGAAATGAGGCATTCAAAAAATATGGAACTCTTCCTTTGGATGAGCAAAAGGATAAGATAACAAGCGAATTTACGGAGCAAGACTATATTGACCTGGCAGTTCTTTTCAACTTAGCTTGGATTGACTATAATTATATAATAAACACTCCAGAACTTAAGGCTCTCTATGATAAAGTAGATGTGGGAAGATATACAAGAGATGATCTTAAACTAGTGCTGAACCATCAAATGTGGCTTCTAAATCATACATTTGAGGAGCATGAGAAGATAAATTATCTTCTTGGAAATGGAAACGTTGAAGTGACTGTAGTTCCTTATGCACACCCAATTGGGCCTCTGCTCAATGACTTTGGATGGTATGAGGACTTCGATGCTCACATTAAGAAAGCTCATGAGATTTACAAGAAGTATCTGGGCGATAATACAGTTGAACCTCAGGGAGGATGGGCAGCAGAGAGTGCATTAAATGATAAGACCCTTGAAATATTAGCTAATAATGGATGGCAGTGGGTGATGACAGATCAAATGGTTCTTGATATCCTTGGGGTCCCAAATACTGTTGAAAATTACTATAAGCCTTGGGTGGCGGAATTTAATGGCAAAAAGATTTATCTCTTCCCCAGAAACCACGATCTAAGTGATAGGGTAGGATTTAGGTATTCCGGAATGAACCAGTATCAGGCAGTTGAAGATTTCGTAAATGAGCTTCTAAAGATACAGAAGGAAAATTATGATGGAAGCCTTGTTTATGTCGTTACTCTTGATGGCGAAAACCCATGGGAGCACTATCCATTTGATGGTAAGTTGTTCATTGAAGAGCTCTACAAGAAACTTACCGAGCTTCAAAATCAGGGTCTTATAAGAACAGTGACTCCAAGTGAATACATTCAAATGTACGGAGATAAAGCCAATAAACTTACTCCAAAGTTGATGAAAAAGCTTGACTTTACTACGGAAGAGAGAGTTAAGGTATTAACGGAGGCTCAGAGCCTTGGAGAGCTTTATGATCTAGCGGGTGTTGAAGAGAACATGCAATGGCCAGAGTCCAGCTGGGTTGATGGAACACTTTCTACATGGATAGGAGAACCTCAAGAAAACTTGGGATGGTATTGGTTATATCTTGGGAGAAAAACATTATTTGAAAACAAGAACAAGATAAGCAATTGGGATACTGTATACGAGTACCTCCTAAGAGCAGAGGCAAGTGACTGGTTCTGGTGGTATGGAAGCGACCAAGATAGTGGCCAAGACTTTACTTTCGATCGCTATCTTAAAACCTACTTGTATGAAATGTACAAATTTGCAGGCCTAGAAATTCCAAGCTATCTTTTTGGAAACTACTTCCCCAATGGAGAGCCATATACATTAAGAGAATTGACAGGCCTTCCTGAAGGAGAAAAGAAAGTTTGGTCAAGCTTATCTTCACTAGCTGAGGGAGTGGAGGTCTATTTCGATGACAAAGGAGTACATTTCATTGTAAAGACCACAAAGGACTTTGAAATAAGCATATTTGAGCCTGGAAAAGTTATGGGCAACACCTTTACCCTTCTTCAATCTAAACCAACTGAACTGAGATATGATATCTTTCCATTTAGCAAAGACAGTGTAGGTCTTATGATAACTACCCACATACTAGTAAAGGGTGGAAAAGCTGAGATATACAAAGCAACGGACTATGAAAATAGTGAGAAAGTCGGAGAAGCAGAGATTAGCCAAATAGAAAGTGGAATAGAAGTAATACTTCCATTTGACTACCTAGATAGTCCAGCAGACTTTTACTTTGCTGTTTCAACAGTTAACGAGCAGGGAGAACTGGAGGTAATAACCACTCCTATTGAAGTAAAACTTCCAAAACAAGTTGAAGGGGTCGTCGTCGCTGAGATAAAGGATGTAGAGGAAGACGATCACGGTCCTGGAACGTATACTTACGCTACAAACAAAGTGTTTGTTCCTGAGCATCTTGATCTCCTTAAGGTTAGAGTTCTTGAAAAGCCAGGATCTTATGTGTTTGAATACTACTTCAAAGAACTTGGCGATAATCCATGGAATGGACCTAATGGTTTTAGTTTGCAGATTATTGAAGCCTACTTTGACTTCAAGGATGGTGGGAACACGAGTGCGATAAAGATGTTCCCAGATGGACCAGGAAGTAATGTAAATTTAGATCCGGATCATCCATGGGATCTCGCTATTAGAGTTGCTGGTTGGGACTATGGAAACATAATAGTACTGCCAGATGGTACCAATTATCAGGGAGAGATGAAGATCTCCGCTGATCCGGCTAGAAATGCAATAGTTGTTGAGATTCCAAAGAAGTATCTTCCAAAACTTCCTGAATACATGGCTGTGCTTGTTGGTTCTCAGGATGGTTATGGGCCTGATAAGTGGAGGCCTATAGCTGTGGACGCTGAAGAGTGGAAAGGTGGTGGCGGTGACGTTAATGCAGTGATAGCAGGAGTAGCTCCAAGAGTCTATGATCTATTAGCTCCAGAAGGATTTAAGCCTACTCAAGAAGAACAATTGAACAGTTATGATGTCGAAAATAACAAGAGAGCAACAGTGAAAATGATACCTGTCACAACAAGTACGAATGTAATAATTGAGATTGATGACCCTCAGGGAGACGATCATGGACCTGGCACATATACATATGCTACAAACAAAGTGTTTGTTCCAAATCACCTTGATTTACTTAAATTTAAGATGCTTGATACTGGGGAGACTTACACTTTAGAGTTCTACTTTGCAGAACTGGGAGGTAACCCATGGAATGGACCTAATGGTTTTAGTTTGCAGATTATTGAAGCGTACTTTGACTTCAAGGATGGTGGAAATTCATCTGCCATTAAAATGTTCCCAGATGGGCCTGGTTCAAATGTAGATCTTGACCCTGAACACCCATGGGATTTAGCATTAAGGATAGCTGGCTGGGACTACGGAAACATAATACTCCTTCCAAATGGGGAATCAATTCAAGGGGAATTGAAGATTTCCGCCGATCCTACTAAGAATGCAATAGTTGTCGAGGTTCCAAAGAAGTATCTTGAGATCAACAAGGACTATGGGGTATGGGGAGTAATTCTCGTTGGTTCTCAAGATGGTTATGGGCCTGATAAGTGGAGGCCTATAGCTGTGGACGCTGAAGAGTGGAAGGGTGGCGGTGGAGACGTTAATGCAGTGATAGCTGGAGTGGCCCCAAGAGTCTATGACATGCTTGTTCCAAAGGGATTCAAACCCACTCAAGAGGAACAATTGAACAGTTATGATGCCGAAAATAACAAGAGAGCAACAGTGAAAATGGTATTGTGGGTAAGGGGAGCTGAAGAAAAACCCACGGAAACTGAAACGCCAACTGAGACAGAAACCCCAACTGAAACTTCCCCTACGACCACTTCACCAACAACAAGTTCTCCAACAGAATCCCCAACATCACCAACCGAGTCGCCAACAGAGACTGGTGGAATCTGTGGCCCAGCAGTATTCCTTGCACTACTCCTAACACCATTAGCATTAAGAAAAAAGAGGTGA
- a CDS encoding ABC transporter permease subunit — MKFKIGIPKRRDELIKSILLTLFALFVLALLLFPVYYMAMLSIKPSGALATTEIDIVPDEVTFSNYRNLLFGHVEGLIKTTDFGIKAESGTIKDTLNRYEVRFQEGEITGSYPSRFTLIDTEVIERSGGEEREEPDGTKVIVRGDSIILKTQKVESTGGVKNLKLLAKKVTLIIHDPAEVPIDISKFTKVGENTYEAENIELVLKDGGIISTEKATFTTTNFAFIRLAKVGGEVPDYMKRSLLIASLTVILTLLFVIPSAYAFSRLKFFGREHVLYFYLMFTQVAGGLGIAGLVALYGMLVKLHLTNNIFVLPIIYAAGGVPFNTWLLKSYLDSIPPDFDEAALVDGAGYLQIIRHVLVPMALPGLATVAIFAFIGGWTELILANLLLNQENYPLTVWLYTMLANLRSISWNQFAAAALVFALPVFIMFLLAQNYVRSGLTLGGLKE, encoded by the coding sequence ATGAAATTCAAAATTGGGATTCCTAAAAGGAGAGATGAATTAATAAAGTCGATTTTATTAACGCTATTTGCCTTGTTTGTATTAGCCCTCCTCTTATTCCCAGTTTATTATATGGCAATGCTTTCAATCAAACCTTCGGGGGCTCTTGCGACTACTGAGATTGATATAGTCCCTGATGAGGTGACCTTCTCCAATTATAGGAACCTGCTTTTTGGCCATGTAGAAGGGCTAATAAAAACAACAGACTTTGGGATAAAAGCAGAAAGTGGTACGATAAAGGATACCCTAAACAGGTATGAGGTGAGATTTCAAGAGGGCGAGATAACTGGAAGTTATCCGAGTAGATTTACTCTAATAGATACAGAGGTCATCGAAAGAAGTGGTGGGGAAGAGAGAGAAGAGCCGGATGGTACAAAAGTTATAGTACGGGGAGACAGTATAATACTGAAAACGCAAAAAGTTGAAAGCACAGGCGGCGTTAAAAATCTCAAACTACTTGCAAAGAAAGTGACTTTGATTATACATGATCCTGCTGAGGTACCAATAGATATCTCAAAGTTTACTAAAGTCGGAGAAAATACGTATGAAGCTGAAAACATTGAGCTTGTTTTAAAAGATGGAGGGATAATCTCTACTGAAAAAGCAACTTTTACAACTACTAATTTTGCATTCATACGCCTTGCAAAAGTTGGTGGAGAAGTCCCGGATTACATGAAACGAAGTTTGTTAATAGCAAGTTTGACTGTTATCTTAACCCTGCTCTTTGTTATTCCTTCTGCGTATGCATTCTCTAGGCTGAAGTTCTTTGGGAGGGAACATGTATTGTACTTTTACCTGATGTTTACTCAAGTGGCTGGTGGATTAGGAATAGCTGGGTTGGTTGCTCTTTATGGGATGTTGGTAAAGCTTCATCTAACTAATAATATCTTTGTCTTACCCATTATTTATGCTGCAGGAGGTGTGCCATTTAATACTTGGTTGCTCAAGTCCTATTTGGACTCAATTCCACCAGACTTTGATGAAGCAGCATTAGTAGATGGTGCAGGGTATCTACAAATCATAAGGCACGTTCTTGTCCCAATGGCATTACCTGGATTAGCAACTGTTGCAATATTTGCGTTTATTGGGGGTTGGACAGAGTTAATTCTGGCCAATCTGCTTCTTAACCAAGAGAATTATCCTCTTACCGTATGGCTCTACACAATGCTTGCTAATTTAAGGTCTATTTCGTGGAATCAATTTGCAGCTGCCGCATTGGTATTTGCTCTTCCAGTATTTATCATGTTCCTCCTAGCCCAGAACTATGTTAGGAGTGGGCTTACTCTTGGAGGATTGAAAGAATGA
- a CDS encoding carbohydrate ABC transporter permease: protein MGKKTMAALALIIPGMTAFLFFNIYPILYSIYIAFTNAKLGNFPIQAPNAEALTFVGLENFKWALADPKFRSAFVWTWGFVATSVTLKVVVGILLSVLYNNKYVKGKFFYRALLIIPWALPLLFSVMVWRFMFDPVVGPINIILKDVGMSNPPDWMTSVTWGFVALNLIEVWLAYPFMMTVITSALQSVPDTLIEAAIIDGASYWQRLTRVVIPIVSKPIAFATILTSAASFQYFLVPFIYNAGLFEDRFLLLYGYRKAFGSSVPHYGRAAAILLIATIVLAVYMFVNMRITKLQEGVKG, encoded by the coding sequence ATGGGCAAAAAAACCATGGCTGCTCTCGCTTTAATAATCCCTGGTATGACGGCATTTTTATTCTTCAATATCTATCCGATACTCTATTCTATATATATTGCGTTCACAAATGCTAAATTGGGCAATTTTCCAATTCAAGCTCCAAATGCTGAGGCTTTGACATTTGTTGGGTTAGAAAACTTCAAATGGGCGTTGGCTGATCCAAAATTTAGATCTGCATTTGTGTGGACATGGGGTTTTGTTGCAACAAGTGTGACTTTAAAAGTTGTTGTTGGAATTCTTTTGAGTGTTCTTTATAACAATAAGTATGTAAAAGGAAAGTTCTTCTATAGGGCATTGTTAATAATCCCTTGGGCGTTACCTTTGCTCTTTTCAGTGATGGTGTGGCGTTTTATGTTTGACCCTGTAGTGGGACCTATAAATATCATATTGAAGGATGTTGGAATGAGTAATCCTCCAGATTGGATGACAAGTGTAACTTGGGGTTTTGTGGCTCTAAATCTAATTGAAGTATGGCTTGCTTATCCCTTTATGATGACGGTGATAACTTCAGCCCTCCAAAGTGTACCGGACACCCTTATAGAAGCAGCGATTATTGATGGGGCAAGCTACTGGCAGAGATTGACTAGAGTTGTTATACCAATTGTAAGTAAACCAATCGCATTTGCTACTATACTAACATCTGCGGCAAGCTTCCAATACTTCCTGGTGCCATTTATCTATAACGCTGGTCTTTTTGAAGATAGATTCTTACTACTTTATGGATATAGAAAGGCCTTCGGCAGTTCAGTGCCTCACTATGGAAGGGCCGCTGCAATTCTTCTAATAGCCACAATAGTATTGGCTGTTTACATGTTTGTCAACATGAGGATAACTAAACTTCAGGAGGGTGTCAAAGGATGA
- a CDS encoding extracellular solute-binding protein, producing the protein MKKTLYALLFIGVLVVAVVASGCIGGETTTQPTSSPTQTTTTTEEKKVTIVIWHAIGPNELKAFEDLIAEFEIEYPNIDIQLEQKADLETSLKAAIPAGQGPDLFMWAHDWIGKFAEAGLLEPIDEYVTPEILNKFSPMAQNAIEYGGHYYAMPYAAETVALIYNKDLVPNPPKTFDEMKAIMEKYYNEAEGTYGLATPMDPYFLSGWVHAFGGYYFDDKTKTPGLDKPETLQGFKFFFEQIFPYVAKTQDYNAQVSLFHDGKAPMMINGPWSIPDVRNAGINFGIVPLPAINDQQRPHPYGGVRLIYVAKLTDPSKKDAIWTFLKWFTTNPDVIKTLSLQNGYIPVLTEVLNDPEIQNDPVLYGFGQAVQYAIPMPKSPEMGAVWGPVGTAITDIIAEKKTIEQALQDAQTEILDALSGG; encoded by the coding sequence ATGAAAAAAACTCTATATGCCTTGTTATTTATTGGAGTATTAGTCGTGGCCGTTGTGGCAAGTGGGTGTATTGGGGGAGAAACCACTACTCAACCAACGTCAAGCCCCACCCAAACCACGACAACTACTGAAGAAAAGAAGGTCACGATTGTTATTTGGCATGCCATTGGTCCGAATGAGCTTAAGGCTTTTGAGGATCTTATAGCAGAATTTGAAATTGAGTATCCAAATATTGATATCCAGCTTGAGCAGAAAGCTGATCTTGAGACCTCACTCAAAGCTGCCATTCCTGCAGGTCAGGGCCCTGATCTCTTCATGTGGGCCCATGACTGGATTGGTAAGTTTGCTGAAGCTGGACTTCTTGAGCCAATTGATGAGTATGTAACACCAGAGATTCTTAACAAGTTTAGTCCAATGGCCCAAAATGCAATTGAGTATGGTGGGCACTATTATGCAATGCCATATGCTGCTGAAACTGTTGCATTAATTTACAACAAAGATCTAGTTCCAAACCCACCAAAGACTTTTGATGAGATGAAAGCCATTATGGAGAAATACTATAACGAAGCTGAAGGAACTTATGGCCTTGCAACTCCAATGGATCCATACTTCCTTTCAGGATGGGTGCATGCATTTGGTGGCTATTACTTTGACGACAAGACAAAGACTCCAGGTCTCGATAAGCCCGAGACCTTACAGGGCTTCAAGTTCTTCTTCGAGCAAATATTCCCCTATGTTGCTAAGACCCAAGATTATAATGCCCAAGTAAGTCTTTTCCATGATGGAAAAGCCCCAATGATGATAAACGGGCCATGGAGTATCCCTGATGTTAGAAACGCTGGAATTAACTTTGGAATAGTCCCATTACCCGCTATCAACGATCAGCAAAGACCTCACCCATATGGTGGAGTTAGATTAATCTATGTTGCCAAACTCACAGATCCAAGTAAGAAAGATGCTATTTGGACGTTCCTCAAGTGGTTCACTACAAATCCAGATGTTATAAAGACTCTTTCACTCCAAAATGGATACATTCCTGTTCTCACTGAAGTGCTCAATGATCCAGAAATCCAAAATGATCCAGTGCTCTATGGATTTGGACAAGCAGTTCAGTATGCAATTCCAATGCCAAAGAGCCCAGAAATGGGTGCTGTATGGGGGCCTGTTGGAACAGCTATCACTGATATAATTGCTGAAAAGAAGACTATTGAGCAAGCCCTTCAAGATGCACAAACAGAAATCCTTGATGCCCTTAGTGGCGGTTGA
- a CDS encoding alpha amylase N-terminal ig-like domain-containing protein, producing MYKIFGFRNDEYLGKVGIVEFSIPKSGTYAYLLGNFNAFNEGSFRMREQGSRWSIKIELPEGFWYYAFSIDGNYVLDPENEERANFRRISYKAEIEANIAKIYSGEKFYHYPSVSYLYSLGHYTYIRFRTLKGSAKKVFFVEKKKHEMEKKAADDLFEYFEVKIPRQTKLSYYFEVHSKDGIFHYGDFEVDLKEQSKKHYVPFWVFDRVLYQIMPDRFANGNPENDPKDEIRFGNISHHGGDLEGILQKISYLKELGVNALYLTPIFESMTYHGYDILDYYKVAKKFGGDTVFEEFITKMKREGIKVILDGVFHHTSFFHPYFQDVLKNENKSRYRNFYRITGFPVVSKEFLELLNSDLPWNEKYKKLKSFKWNYESFFSVWLMPRLNHDNEEVKEFIKDVTQFWLRKGISGWRLDVAHGVPPKLWKEVRENLPKSAYLIGEVMDDPRLWVFDKFHGTMNYPLYEAILRFFVNEEINAQEFLNCLELLSIYLGPVEYTMYNFLENHDVDRMLGLLQDKRKYMCALVFLFTYKGIPSIYYGSEIGMNNTKGAFMERSRTPMVWDMEKWDKELFKITRELIKLRKTSKALQIGAFEPIEFKDGLLLYKRVHEDESILVGINYSKKMVPIKETPKQVLLGHLDGKYLSPFSFFIAHSL from the coding sequence ATGTATAAAATTTTCGGCTTTAGAAATGATGAATATTTAGGAAAAGTTGGGATTGTAGAATTTTCAATACCAAAGAGTGGTACATATGCTTATCTTCTGGGAAATTTCAATGCATTTAATGAAGGGAGCTTTAGGATGAGAGAACAAGGAAGTAGATGGAGTATAAAGATTGAACTTCCTGAAGGATTTTGGTATTACGCTTTTTCGATTGATGGTAATTACGTTCTTGATCCTGAAAATGAAGAGAGAGCTAATTTTAGAAGGATTTCATACAAAGCCGAAATAGAAGCTAACATTGCGAAAATTTACTCAGGAGAAAAATTCTATCACTATCCTTCAGTTAGTTATCTCTATTCTTTGGGTCACTATACTTATATTAGGTTTAGGACCCTTAAAGGGAGTGCTAAAAAAGTATTTTTTGTAGAAAAAAAGAAGCATGAAATGGAGAAAAAAGCTGCCGATGACCTTTTTGAATATTTTGAAGTTAAAATTCCCAGACAAACCAAGCTTTCTTACTATTTTGAAGTTCATAGTAAAGATGGTATTTTTCATTATGGGGATTTTGAGGTTGATCTTAAGGAACAATCCAAGAAACACTATGTCCCTTTTTGGGTTTTCGATAGAGTGTTATATCAGATAATGCCTGATAGGTTTGCTAACGGAAACCCAGAAAATGATCCAAAAGATGAAATTAGATTTGGGAATATATCCCACCATGGAGGTGATTTAGAGGGAATACTCCAAAAAATTAGTTATTTAAAGGAATTGGGGGTTAATGCTCTTTACTTGACTCCAATCTTTGAATCAATGACGTATCATGGATATGATATACTGGATTATTATAAAGTAGCTAAAAAATTTGGAGGAGACACGGTATTTGAGGAATTTATTACAAAAATGAAAAGAGAAGGGATAAAAGTTATTTTGGATGGAGTATTCCATCATACGAGTTTCTTTCATCCGTATTTCCAAGATGTCCTAAAAAATGAGAATAAAAGTAGGTATAGGAATTTTTACCGAATAACTGGATTTCCAGTAGTTTCTAAGGAATTTCTTGAGCTCTTAAATTCTGATCTTCCTTGGAACGAGAAATACAAGAAACTTAAGTCTTTTAAGTGGAATTACGAAAGTTTTTTCTCTGTGTGGTTAATGCCTCGTTTGAATCACGACAATGAGGAGGTTAAAGAATTTATTAAGGACGTAACTCAATTCTGGCTTAGAAAGGGGATCAGTGGATGGAGATTAGATGTTGCCCATGGAGTGCCACCAAAACTATGGAAAGAGGTGCGGGAAAACCTACCTAAGAGTGCATATCTAATTGGAGAAGTTATGGATGATCCAAGGTTATGGGTATTTGATAAGTTTCATGGGACTATGAATTATCCTCTTTATGAAGCAATTCTTAGATTTTTTGTCAATGAGGAGATAAACGCTCAAGAATTTCTAAATTGCCTCGAACTGTTGAGTATCTATCTTGGGCCAGTAGAGTATACAATGTATAACTTTCTTGAGAACCATGATGTGGATAGAATGCTCGGCTTACTTCAAGACAAAAGGAAGTATATGTGTGCATTGGTTTTTCTTTTCACATACAAAGGAATCCCTTCAATTTATTATGGAAGTGAGATAGGTATGAATAATACAAAGGGAGCATTTATGGAACGCTCAAGAACACCTATGGTGTGGGACATGGAAAAGTGGGATAAGGAGTTATTTAAAATTACTCGGGAATTAATAAAACTCAGAAAAACCAGTAAGGCACTTCAAATCGGAGCGTTTGAACCTATAGAGTTTAAAGATGGTTTGCTTCTTTACAAGAGAGTGCACGAAGATGAGAGTATCTTAGTAGGGATCAATTATTCAAAGAAGATGGTACCAATAAAAGAAACTCCTAAGCAGGTTTTATTGGGGCATTTGGATGGCAAGTATCTGAGCCCATTTTCGTTCTTTATTGCACATTCATTGTGA
- the trmBL1 gene encoding HTH-type sugar sensing transcriptional regulator TrmBL1 — MREEEIIKMLQKLGLTKYESLAYITLLKLGTSKATDLTKESGIPHTRIYDVLSSLHRKGFVDIMHGTPRMYKPVNPELVFEKLKEEIINDIGVIKDALLELYKSVHGEDIPEIWTIHGFENTLERAEYIVRSARREVLINTPFEFLTLLKDEIRKRKDIIFVIVSNFDEIPDWLNRENIILAKSGGAPWLMATWVIGDIEYALFFGALPKDRRREKFYSFWGKSPKLIQNYMHWFYTMYFDNSEVVKPVDYEKLKKPFEVANIRTLITILNQTKLPKAMEIIGHFVDTREEATIKGKVTEYEYTSLTANITLIDENGKAWKIGGLGSYFEDIEGEKFILLE, encoded by the coding sequence ATGAGAGAAGAAGAGATAATTAAAATGCTACAGAAACTTGGTTTAACAAAATATGAAAGCCTAGCCTATATAACCCTCCTAAAACTTGGTACGAGTAAAGCTACAGACCTTACAAAAGAAAGTGGGATTCCCCACACTAGAATATACGACGTTCTCAGTTCCCTTCATAGAAAAGGATTCGTCGATATAATGCATGGTACTCCAAGGATGTATAAACCAGTAAACCCAGAACTTGTTTTTGAAAAATTAAAAGAAGAAATAATAAACGATATTGGAGTTATAAAGGACGCCCTTCTGGAGTTATATAAATCCGTTCACGGAGAGGATATTCCAGAAATTTGGACAATCCATGGATTTGAAAACACTCTCGAAAGGGCAGAATACATAGTGAGGAGTGCTAGAAGAGAGGTGCTAATAAACACTCCATTTGAGTTCCTCACACTACTCAAGGATGAGATTAGAAAGAGAAAAGACATAATCTTCGTCATTGTAAGTAACTTTGATGAAATTCCAGACTGGTTAAATAGAGAGAATATCATTCTAGCTAAAAGTGGAGGAGCACCTTGGCTAATGGCAACTTGGGTTATTGGAGATATTGAGTATGCTCTTTTCTTTGGAGCCCTTCCAAAGGATCGGAGAAGAGAAAAGTTTTACTCCTTCTGGGGGAAGTCTCCAAAATTAATCCAAAACTACATGCACTGGTTTTATACAATGTACTTTGATAACAGTGAAGTCGTGAAACCTGTTGATTATGAAAAACTCAAAAAACCCTTTGAAGTCGCGAATATAAGAACTCTCATAACCATTCTTAATCAAACAAAACTACCTAAAGCCATGGAAATTATTGGTCATTTCGTTGATACCCGGGAAGAGGCAACTATCAAAGGCAAAGTAACAGAGTATGAATACACCTCCCTAACCGCCAATATAACCCTTATAGATGAGAATGGAAAAGCATGGAAAATTGGAGGATTAGGAAGTTATTTTGAGGATATAGAAGGAGAAAAGTTCATCCTCCTTGAATAA